CAATCATGGTCCTCACTGCTTGCCTGATCGTTGGGTGCAGTGAAGACATTGCCCCTCCCAGCGGCGCCATTCAATCCCCCTCCGAGGGCAGCACTGTTGGCGGCAAAGTCAACGTGCAGGTGGTGGCCCGCGGAGACGCCGAAATCAGCAAAATTCAATTGTATGCACGGGACCCAGGCAGCCCAGAAGAAGGCGTTTTCATTGGCAGCACCGTCAGCACCCCAGGCATTCTCGAATGGAACACCGGACGGTTTCCCTCCGGAGCCACACTGGAGCTCTACGCCAAAATCAGCGATGCTGCAGGGAACACCGCAGACACTGACCCGGTCCAGGTCACCATCAACAACACCGATGGGGTGAAACTCCTGCGCTTCATGGGCATCCGGGTGCCCCCCGTCAAAAAAACCCTGGTGACACGTCAGAACGTCTGGCAGCGTGAAGTGCAAGATGTGGTTGCGCCGGAAGGTTTTGTGAATTCCTCAGCGAAGACCCTTCAAAAGCAGGCCGATGCGGTGCTGGATGCCAACAGTGAGTATTACCTGGATTGGGTCTGGAACACCTTCAAACCCACTTCTGGGGTGCTCGATGGCTACCGCCTCAAGTACAGCCACAATGCACTCTCGGGTCCTTACGACAAAAGGGTCTCGATTTCGCCTCAGAACACCCCTGAGATTGACAGTGTGGACAAAGACCACCCCCTCACCCCCACCGAAGCCGCAGGCACCCATTACGGGGTGATTGCCGGAGTGGTGGGTGGCGTTGAAATCAGCCTGTCCAATTACACCCAATTTCAGTTCCCCGGAGAGCAAAAGATCAAAAGTCCCCTGAATGGTGCGGTGCTCTCCACAGGCAAACCCACCTTGACCTGGGAAGCTCCCATCGGTGCGGATGCTTACGTGTTCTACGTGTATGACAAAGATCCCACCACCGCTGGCAAAGAGGCCAACGTGCTGTGGACGGTGCCTGCCAATGCCAATGGTCAACTGGTCGCCATCAAGGACACAAGCGCCACCTACCCTGGCAGCCAGACTGCCCTGGGCGCTGGCGTGTATTACTGGAAGGTGATTGGGTACGACTTCAACGATGACAAGCTGATGGTGGCTGCCACCATCAGCCCGGTGTGGACGTTCACGGTCGCCCCATGAAACCCACTGCCCTCCTCATGCTGACCTTGATGCTTTCGGCCCTGACAGCTTGCAGCGAAGAAGAAGAAACCCCCAAAGTCACCTACAAACTGAATTCTGTGGTGCCCACCACGGCTTCCCCTGGAGACAGCATCACCCTGGTGGGGAAATTCCCAGGCGATGCAAAGGTGATGCTTTCAGGTCAGGTTCTGCCCAGCCAGCAAAAAGCAGAAGGCCTGCTGGACGTGACCCTGCCCACCCAGATGCTGGCGGGCGAGGTGGTTTTGCAGGTCACCGGAACCGCTTTGCAAACCGTTTACACTGTGCTGCCCAAAATCAACAAGGTCAGTGTGCAAGAGAACGTCCTGCACATCGAAGGTGTGGGCTGGAATGATGGCACCAAAACCGCCAGTGACCTCACCACTTTTGTGCAGGGCACCAGCCAGGATCCTGTTGTGAAAGATGGGGAATTGCTGGTCAACCTGGGCAACTCCAGTGTGTATGGACCGGTGCAGGTGCGGGTGCAGGTCAACAAGAAGAGCAGCCCGGAATATTATTTCACCCATGAGGCGGCCATCGCCACCGGGAAAGTCTTGCTTCCTGCCAGCAGCCTGAAAAGTCCTGTTGCAAAGCAACTGGCCGTGTCCCCAGAAAGCCCTTCCAACTACCAGCAACTGGCTGTTTACCTGCAAGAGATGCAAGACCAGCAGAAGCTCAAAACCCTGGCCTCTCTCCAGGGTGCGGAGGTGCGGCAGTGCTTTGAAGCCTTTTTTGCCTGCCAGGTGCATTTCCCTGACCATGCCAGCGCCAGTGAAGCGTTGTCCGTCTGGCAGAAGGAAAGCTGGATTGTTTCCCTGCACCCTGACGATGTGGCTTCGGTCTCTGTCAGCAACAATCCCTGCAAGCCCACAAACCCAGATCCCCTGATGCTGGGCAGCCAGTGGCACCTGACCCGCATGAACATGATGGAAGCCT
This is a stretch of genomic DNA from Deinococcus roseus. It encodes these proteins:
- a CDS encoding Ig-like domain-containing protein codes for the protein MKHSQISTIMVLTACLIVGCSEDIAPPSGAIQSPSEGSTVGGKVNVQVVARGDAEISKIQLYARDPGSPEEGVFIGSTVSTPGILEWNTGRFPSGATLELYAKISDAAGNTADTDPVQVTINNTDGVKLLRFMGIRVPPVKKTLVTRQNVWQREVQDVVAPEGFVNSSAKTLQKQADAVLDANSEYYLDWVWNTFKPTSGVLDGYRLKYSHNALSGPYDKRVSISPQNTPEIDSVDKDHPLTPTEAAGTHYGVIAGVVGGVEISLSNYTQFQFPGEQKIKSPLNGAVLSTGKPTLTWEAPIGADAYVFYVYDKDPTTAGKEANVLWTVPANANGQLVAIKDTSATYPGSQTALGAGVYYWKVIGYDFNDDKLMVAATISPVWTFTVAP